A stretch of Flavobacteriales bacterium DNA encodes these proteins:
- a CDS encoding response regulator transcription factor: protein MSEIRVGIADAHFVVREGLKYVFSHDKHIKIAGECSDGKDIPKLLKENLDLLVFDYDHADYISFEDLQKVFRVAPDTNVLVISAHTDAATVNRIIRQPVKGLLSKECSEAEILDAVRATAKGDKFYCNRILDVVTESKKDGAGEDCSPTVLSQREIEVVEYIAQGLTAAEVADKMCLSVHTINTHRKNIFKKLGVNSTTELVRYALKTALI, encoded by the coding sequence ATGAGCGAGATACGTGTAGGAATAGCTGATGCCCACTTTGTGGTGAGAGAGGGACTGAAGTATGTCTTCTCGCACGATAAGCACATCAAAATTGCTGGAGAATGCTCTGATGGAAAAGACATTCCTAAGCTGCTGAAAGAGAACTTGGATCTACTGGTTTTCGATTATGATCATGCCGATTACATCTCTTTCGAAGATCTTCAAAAGGTATTCCGCGTAGCGCCAGATACCAACGTATTGGTGATTTCGGCCCACACAGACGCAGCTACTGTTAATCGCATTATTCGTCAGCCCGTAAAAGGGTTGCTGTCTAAAGAATGCAGCGAAGCGGAGATATTGGATGCCGTTCGGGCCACAGCCAAAGGAGACAAGTTCTATTGCAATCGCATTCTTGATGTAGTAACGGAATCGAAGAAGGATGGCGCGGGCGAAGATTGTTCTCCGACCGTGTTATCGCAGCGCGAAATAGAAGTGGTGGAATACATCGCGCAAGGCTTGACCGCAGCCGAAGTGGCTGATAAGATGTGCTTGTCTGTGCACACCATCAACACGCATCGCAAGAATATCTTCAAGAAATTAGGCGTTAATTCTACCACAGAATTGGTGCGCTACGCGCTGAAAACAGCGCTGATCTGA
- a CDS encoding DUF3352 domain-containing protein yields the protein MKKLFIVLIILGTAGVGGWLYWNSLQKAETSSDPVDAIPLSAAVVISYPDLAAAWEKFQSQDYAKVLGSVEQFEGFFTRNSRLDSVLRLDPEVHALLAGGTLWSSYHSKNDSLLVFYALQSKDGNSKNALELLKNAFSSTSTITEQQLGERSVFKIVFTDPYDVLFCSNSNGLVLASSDLQLLQESFSQLENGRSLREDLGFSNALEATGKNVEANVFINYAKLPEYLSRILKPDLVSDRSMIADFASWTVLDANVKSEGLTFNGFSYVSDSLPQFLSLFLNQQPQTISFPEILPSNTATFLFFGIEDAISFSSDYRELLNRFGKLKAIDGKLDSLNTLYGVDIEQNLLAWIGHSFGFCALEPQAMVAGSNRFLVFDSRSADLASKLLSDLGEALSSKNGIEAVTVDQNGVDIRQLALNGILKDMFGDVFDGYENPFYMVLDKHVVFGSTPESLTQYLTYIQADRTLAKELSFSRFSENLGSSFNVFSYHQLSRSKSMLHSYLSKEANSIMDKNSALSTSFEAVGTQLSTTGKSFYSNVFLKYNPDWKNTKESVWEAEMSGKAQIPPVFVTNHVSGEQEILVQDETNALYLFNMMGQQLFKVEISEPIESRPVQVDALKNGKLQYIFNTKNFIHLIDRDGNSVDGFPLELDSPAETELAVFDYDKNNDYRLLIACKNKHIYNFDIKGKPVSGWKHTRSTDPTVQPFKHLLVSGKDYLITGETSGKIHLLDRGGKNRVKVEKRVEPSVHNHLQVFKSSEVAFTGAYITDVQGKIYRIALDGDVQPMDLGKYSPEHYFFVCDLDKDGGPEFVFSDLNVLHVFNYKKQKVFEQRIDPTATAPFIIDLGDQGAGIGYCYKDPQQLVLFNPKGQMVEGFPLSGNSKFAVSNAESGMMVISAGNDNALSIQTLR from the coding sequence GTGAAAAAGCTTTTCATCGTACTCATCATTCTGGGCACTGCAGGTGTCGGTGGATGGCTGTACTGGAATTCGCTTCAAAAGGCTGAAACATCTTCCGACCCTGTGGATGCCATTCCGCTTTCGGCTGCGGTGGTGATCAGTTATCCAGATCTTGCTGCTGCATGGGAGAAATTTCAATCTCAGGATTACGCCAAGGTGCTTGGTTCTGTCGAGCAATTTGAAGGTTTTTTCACACGTAATTCCCGATTGGATTCGGTTCTGCGTCTGGATCCAGAGGTTCATGCACTTTTAGCTGGCGGCACACTTTGGTCGTCTTATCATTCTAAGAACGATTCGTTGCTGGTTTTCTACGCTTTGCAATCCAAAGACGGGAATTCGAAAAACGCGTTGGAACTTCTCAAAAACGCCTTCTCATCAACAAGCACCATCACAGAACAGCAATTGGGAGAACGGTCCGTTTTTAAGATCGTTTTCACAGACCCGTATGACGTGCTTTTCTGTTCAAATTCGAATGGATTGGTGCTTGCAAGTTCTGACCTGCAGTTGTTGCAAGAATCCTTCAGTCAGTTAGAAAATGGGCGTTCCTTGCGTGAGGATCTGGGATTTTCGAACGCGCTGGAGGCCACTGGAAAGAATGTGGAGGCCAACGTTTTCATCAACTACGCGAAACTTCCAGAATATCTTTCTAGAATCCTCAAACCTGATCTAGTGAGCGATCGATCGATGATTGCTGACTTTGCATCGTGGACCGTGCTGGATGCAAACGTGAAATCTGAAGGTCTTACGTTCAACGGCTTTTCGTATGTGAGCGATTCTCTACCACAGTTTCTGAGTCTTTTCTTGAATCAGCAACCACAGACGATTTCGTTTCCCGAAATTCTGCCATCGAATACGGCAACATTCCTATTCTTCGGCATTGAGGATGCGATTTCATTCTCGAGCGATTACCGCGAGCTGTTGAACCGCTTCGGCAAACTGAAAGCGATTGACGGCAAACTGGACAGCCTAAACACCCTTTATGGAGTAGATATTGAACAGAACCTGCTTGCATGGATCGGTCATTCGTTCGGGTTTTGTGCTTTAGAGCCGCAAGCAATGGTCGCTGGTTCCAATCGGTTCTTGGTGTTCGATTCTCGATCTGCCGACCTTGCCTCGAAACTGCTGAGCGACCTTGGTGAAGCGCTCAGTTCCAAGAATGGAATTGAAGCCGTTACCGTTGATCAGAACGGAGTTGACATACGCCAACTTGCGCTGAATGGAATTCTGAAAGATATGTTCGGTGATGTTTTTGACGGTTATGAAAATCCGTTTTACATGGTTTTGGATAAGCATGTGGTCTTCGGCTCAACTCCAGAATCGCTGACCCAATACCTCACTTACATACAGGCCGATAGGACGCTGGCAAAAGAACTTTCGTTTTCACGATTTTCTGAAAATCTAGGGTCAAGCTTCAACGTATTCTCTTATCATCAACTTTCCAGATCAAAGAGCATGCTTCACTCCTATTTGAGTAAAGAAGCTAACAGCATCATGGATAAGAATTCAGCGCTTTCGACCAGTTTTGAAGCCGTTGGAACACAATTATCTACCACTGGAAAATCGTTCTACTCCAATGTTTTCCTGAAATACAATCCAGATTGGAAGAACACCAAAGAATCGGTTTGGGAAGCCGAAATGAGTGGTAAGGCACAGATTCCGCCTGTGTTTGTAACCAACCATGTAAGTGGCGAACAGGAAATTCTTGTGCAGGACGAGACCAATGCACTTTATCTCTTCAATATGATGGGACAGCAACTTTTCAAAGTTGAGATTTCTGAACCCATCGAAAGTCGACCTGTTCAAGTTGATGCTTTAAAGAACGGAAAGCTTCAGTACATCTTTAACACCAAGAATTTCATCCATCTGATAGACCGAGATGGAAATTCGGTAGATGGTTTTCCCTTGGAATTGGATTCTCCTGCTGAAACCGAACTAGCCGTTTTTGACTACGATAAAAACAACGATTACCGCTTGCTGATTGCTTGCAAGAACAAGCACATTTACAACTTCGATATCAAGGGCAAGCCTGTGAGTGGCTGGAAACATACCCGTTCCACTGACCCGACCGTACAACCATTCAAGCATCTCTTAGTATCTGGCAAGGATTACCTGATCACTGGAGAAACGAGTGGGAAAATACACCTGCTGGACCGTGGAGGAAAAAACCGAGTGAAGGTTGAGAAGCGAGTTGAACCATCGGTGCACAATCATCTTCAGGTGTTCAAGTCATCCGAAGTGGCCTTTACGGGAGCTTACATCACAGATGTGCAGGGGAAAATATACCGCATTGCATTAGATGGAGATGTGCAGCCAATGGATCTGGGCAAATACAGTCCTGAGCATTATTTTTTCGTTTGCGACCTAGACAAAGATGGCGGACCTGAATTCGTTTTCTCCGATTTGAATGTGCTTCACGTATTCAACTACAAGAAGCAAAAAGTATTTGAGCAGCGCATAGACCCAACTGCTACAGCTCCGTTCATCATCGACCTAGGCGACCAAGGCGCTGGAATCGGTTATTGCTACAAAGACCCGCAGCAGCTTGTGCTTTTCAACCCAAAAGGCCAAATGGTGGAAGGATTTCCATTGAGCGGTAATTCGAAATTCGCGGTAAGCAATGCTGAGTCGGGAATGATGGTGATCAGTGCTGGCAATGACAATGCTCTGTCCATCCAAACGCTTCGCTAG
- a CDS encoding DUF5723 family protein yields the protein MAYPLFKKSLSFLAIIMLMLGSYQAKAQYDFTMQGMTLVPQRMYINPAFVPDSKWHIGIPALSSNHITLGYNGHAYSQLIKKDANDSLYVDLQGALDKMGKNNYLTMNAKIDLLSFSFTFGPDANNFIYVNSSLRVASRFTLPKKGLEFLWKGNGAFLGEEIDLSKLNADASVYTEYGISYARKLLDKKLRVGITVKYLNGTVNVSTDNRGTSIYTDPNNYNITAKANFTARTSGFFNDIDNVNAAKIAFSGNHGFAFNLGAHYMIDDKWEVAASANDLGMIFWKDNVKSYELNDAQFTYQGLDLAQYLTQPDSADVFNEFVDTLKSVFNIQEKTNTYSTTLSSQIYVSGAYKFTEKDRLGLDFYGEIFKTHFEPAVALNYTHKFGTIFHLSGSYMYNNRNFANLGLGFALTLGPVQWYLAMDNILAPMMPQHTQNAHFHSGLNFVVNYKEGKKSDRDGDGILDKVDNCPDQFGLEAYLGCPDTDFDSIPDQVDNCPTEFGPRMNGGCPWGDIDADGITDNVDECPDVAGPEENKGCPWGDRDGDTVTDNIDACPDVAGPVDNNGCPWGDRDSDGILDNDDQCPNEAGPAENKGCPWGDRDGDGVLDNVDRCPDVPGPADNEGCPYQDSDGDGVIDLEDECPRTPGPVENKGCPVIEKEEQEVLNTAFDDLEFETGSDVIKASSYPSLDQLAEVLKKKENYKLKIAGHTDNVGSDDANMKLSEKRSKSVSAYLTNKGVASSKFVVEWFGESKPAYPNDTPEGRAKNRRVEMEVVFD from the coding sequence ATGGCGTACCCACTATTCAAGAAAAGCCTTTCATTTCTCGCAATCATCATGTTGATGCTCGGCTCCTATCAGGCCAAGGCGCAGTACGATTTTACCATGCAGGGAATGACACTCGTTCCGCAGCGTATGTATATCAACCCTGCGTTTGTCCCAGATAGTAAATGGCACATCGGCATTCCTGCGCTTAGCAGCAATCACATCACCCTTGGATACAATGGTCATGCTTATTCTCAGCTTATTAAGAAAGATGCGAACGATTCGCTTTATGTTGATCTGCAAGGCGCGTTGGATAAGATGGGTAAGAACAACTACCTGACGATGAATGCGAAGATCGATCTGCTCTCATTCAGTTTCACCTTTGGGCCCGATGCCAACAACTTCATCTATGTAAACAGCTCGCTAAGAGTTGCTTCGCGCTTCACGCTTCCGAAAAAAGGATTGGAATTCCTTTGGAAAGGAAACGGGGCTTTTTTGGGTGAGGAAATCGACCTATCTAAACTCAATGCAGACGCATCTGTGTATACCGAATACGGAATCAGTTATGCACGGAAGCTGCTTGATAAGAAGCTCCGTGTAGGTATTACCGTGAAATATTTGAACGGAACGGTGAATGTTTCTACCGACAATAGAGGAACATCTATTTACACAGACCCGAACAATTACAACATCACCGCAAAAGCCAATTTCACAGCTCGAACCTCAGGTTTCTTCAACGACATTGATAACGTAAATGCGGCAAAGATCGCCTTCAGCGGAAACCACGGTTTTGCATTCAATCTGGGTGCACATTATATGATCGATGACAAGTGGGAAGTGGCTGCAAGTGCCAATGATCTGGGAATGATCTTCTGGAAAGACAACGTGAAGAGCTACGAGTTGAACGATGCGCAATTCACCTATCAAGGATTGGATCTGGCGCAGTATCTCACGCAGCCAGATAGTGCAGATGTCTTCAATGAGTTTGTCGACACCTTGAAATCCGTGTTCAACATTCAGGAAAAGACCAATACATATAGCACTACACTCAGCTCGCAGATCTATGTAAGTGGCGCTTACAAATTCACCGAAAAAGACCGCTTGGGACTTGATTTCTATGGTGAGATATTCAAAACGCACTTTGAACCTGCAGTGGCCTTGAACTACACGCATAAGTTCGGAACCATCTTCCACCTGAGCGGAAGTTACATGTACAACAACCGCAACTTTGCCAACCTCGGTCTAGGATTTGCCCTCACGCTCGGACCAGTACAATGGTACTTGGCCATGGACAACATCTTGGCGCCAATGATGCCGCAGCATACGCAGAATGCACACTTCCACAGCGGGTTGAACTTCGTTGTAAACTATAAGGAGGGCAAGAAAAGCGACCGTGATGGAGACGGAATTCTGGACAAAGTGGATAACTGCCCAGATCAATTTGGGTTAGAAGCCTATTTAGGATGCCCAGATACGGATTTCGACAGCATTCCTGATCAGGTTGACAACTGCCCAACGGAATTCGGACCTCGCATGAACGGTGGTTGTCCTTGGGGCGATATTGATGCAGATGGCATTACAGATAATGTAGACGAGTGTCCAGATGTTGCTGGCCCTGAAGAGAACAAAGGTTGTCCGTGGGGAGATAGAGATGGGGATACCGTGACCGACAACATAGATGCTTGCCCTGATGTGGCCGGGCCGGTAGATAATAATGGCTGCCCGTGGGGAGATAGAGACAGTGATGGCATTTTGGATAATGATGATCAGTGCCCGAACGAGGCCGGTCCTGCCGAAAACAAGGGTTGCCCGTGGGGAGATAGAGATGGAGATGGCGTGCTAGATAACGTGGACCGTTGCCCTGATGTGCCTGGGCCGGCAGACAATGAGGGCTGCCCGTATCAAGATTCTGATGGAGATGGCGTTATCGACCTTGAAGACGAGTGTCCGCGAACGCCAGGCCCGGTTGAAAACAAAGGCTGTCCTGTAATTGAAAAAGAAGAGCAGGAAGTATTGAACACCGCCTTTGATGACCTTGAGTTTGAAACAGGAAGCGATGTGATCAAAGCATCATCCTACCCTTCGCTAGACCAATTGGCAGAAGTGCTTAAGAAAAAAGAGAACTATAAACTGAAGATCGCTGGCCACACAGATAACGTGGGAAGCGATGATGCAAACATGAAACTTTCTGAAAAACGTTCTAAATCGGTAAGCGCTTATTTGACCAACAAAGGTGTTGCAAGCAGCAAATTTGTGGTAGAATGGTTTGGCGAAAGCAAACCTGCCTATCCGAACGATACGCCAGAAGGACGTGCCAAGAACCGTAGGGTAGAAATGGAAGTGGTGTTTGACTAA
- a CDS encoding aminotransferase class V-fold PLP-dependent enzyme, translating to MGIAKFIEKKIIKHLPSVARAVQRSMNDDKKIDLIMNEMRNDPEMVNSLFPYRDKFPVNSKMPEKSMSKEEILAQIKEMHALESAPWKGGKISGSFYHGDQDHYDFLNEAFGYYSQVNSIQRDVCPSLTKYEGEIIAMTLDIFNGDAVNKRNPEEKACGSLTTGGTDSIFQSVYAHREWGVDQKNITQPEIVLPVSAHPAFFKAAHYLNMKAVPVKLDENFQADVADMESKITSNTVMVIGSAGNYGHGIIDPLEKISALALKHGIGMHVDGCLGGFILAWAEPLGIECPVFDFRLPGVTAISADTHKYGYALKGTSTVLFSNEKLRRYQYSGEVDWPGGVYISTGFNGSKSGGLFAATWAAMMHYGKEGYLNRAKKIFDVNLRLKNVVRSIPELKLFGDSLFITAVGSDQFNIYHVNDHLKTKGWRMNGQQHPNGFHFCITGPQITNPTIVEEFEKDLKAAVEYAKAQKGDPKSAAMYGGAGKEIDPSMYMPMLTAYTDVTQSTYPF from the coding sequence ATGGGCATTGCAAAATTTATAGAGAAGAAGATCATCAAACACCTGCCTTCTGTTGCGCGCGCTGTGCAACGCAGCATGAATGACGACAAGAAGATTGACCTGATAATGAACGAAATGCGGAACGACCCGGAAATGGTGAATTCGCTTTTCCCGTACCGAGATAAATTTCCGGTTAACTCGAAGATGCCCGAAAAATCGATGTCGAAAGAGGAGATTCTAGCGCAGATCAAAGAAATGCATGCTCTTGAAAGCGCGCCTTGGAAGGGCGGCAAGATCAGCGGTTCATTCTATCATGGCGATCAAGACCATTACGATTTCCTGAATGAGGCTTTTGGATATTACTCACAAGTGAATTCCATTCAGCGCGATGTGTGTCCTTCGCTTACCAAGTATGAGGGCGAGATCATTGCCATGACACTGGATATTTTCAATGGCGATGCGGTGAACAAGCGCAATCCTGAGGAAAAGGCCTGCGGGTCGCTGACAACAGGCGGCACCGACAGTATCTTTCAATCGGTATATGCTCACAGAGAATGGGGTGTGGATCAGAAGAATATCACGCAACCAGAGATCGTGCTTCCTGTTTCGGCACATCCTGCCTTCTTCAAAGCCGCGCATTACTTGAACATGAAAGCGGTGCCAGTCAAATTGGATGAGAATTTCCAAGCAGATGTGGCCGATATGGAAAGTAAGATCACGTCCAATACAGTAATGGTAATTGGTTCGGCAGGGAACTACGGCCACGGTATCATCGACCCATTGGAGAAGATCTCAGCTCTTGCGCTTAAACACGGAATCGGAATGCACGTGGATGGCTGCCTTGGTGGATTCATCCTTGCTTGGGCAGAGCCGCTGGGCATTGAGTGTCCGGTGTTCGATTTCCGTCTGCCTGGGGTTACGGCCATTTCTGCCGATACGCACAAGTACGGTTATGCGCTCAAGGGAACATCAACCGTGCTGTTCAGCAACGAGAAGCTAAGACGCTATCAATACTCAGGTGAAGTAGATTGGCCGGGTGGCGTTTACATCTCAACCGGTTTTAACGGTAGTAAGTCGGGTGGATTGTTTGCGGCTACCTGGGCTGCCATGATGCACTACGGGAAAGAAGGCTATCTGAATCGCGCCAAGAAGATCTTTGATGTGAATCTGCGCCTGAAGAATGTGGTGCGTTCAATCCCTGAATTGAAATTGTTCGGTGATTCGCTTTTCATCACGGCAGTTGGTTCCGATCAGTTCAACATCTACCATGTGAACGACCACCTGAAAACCAAAGGCTGGCGAATGAACGGCCAGCAGCATCCGAACGGATTTCACTTTTGCATTACGGGTCCGCAGATCACCAATCCGACCATTGTGGAGGAGTTTGAAAAGGATCTGAAAGCGGCAGTTGAATACGCCAAAGCACAGAAAGGCGACCCGAAATCGGCAGCGATGTACGGTGGAGCAGGGAAGGAGATCGACCCATCCATGTACATGCCCATGCTAACTGCTTACACCGATGTGACCCAAAGCACGTATCCGTTCTAA
- a CDS encoding thioredoxin family protein: MLRFFLSMLLTASVFSSAYAQIYDPVKWSFSAERVSETEANLIFSAALEKGWHLYSQFIDGDGPVPTSFIFQDLGTAKLNGKVSEGEGHKEMDPNFGIELKYFENKARFVQKVNVSPAATTVKGELEFMVCNDERCLPPDYLPFEFKIPKAKSVDFPIEKPADQGLAEPEQAPEPEIFDPVIWTFSHKDLGNGEYELSFSATVDKGWHVYALNEKGQESMTATVINFQPLSGAELTGDPSQPEPISEYDSIIGEQLNYFYDQAVFTQKVRLLSSPSSVKGSIEFSACNENGCLPPELVDFEFELSGAVAEASSEADGGIDRSWIGIFIAGFLGGLLALLTPCVFPMIPLTVSFFTKQSKTRAKGITNALTYGAFIVFIYVVLGFLVTVTFGADALNALSTNVWFNLFFFVLLVVFAISFLGAFEITLPSSWVNKADQASDKGGIIGIFFMAFTLSLVSFSCTGPIIGTLLVEAAVNGGVMGPIMGMTGFSMALALPFGLFAAFPGWLNSMPKSGGWLNSVKVVLGLLELALAFKFLSNADLVMQAGLLQRELFLTIWIAIFGTLALYLFGFIKFPHDSPVKNLSIPRYLFGLVVLVFTIYLIPGLWGAPLKIISGFPPPNFYSESPNGFGGGGEMSVAENALTVNGEIVGEPEHCPHGLPCFHDYEEGLAYAKESGKPIMLDFTGWACVNCRKMEEQVWSDPRVLKRLREDYVLISLYVDEKLDLPKEEQIEVEIGGKTKKLRTVGNKWSYMQATRFGTNSQPYYVVLDHNENQLGGPAAYDPDIDKYIKWLDAGIESFGASQ, from the coding sequence ATGTTGAGATTTTTCCTTTCGATGCTACTCACAGCATCTGTTTTTTCAAGTGCTTACGCTCAAATATACGACCCTGTAAAGTGGTCTTTTTCTGCTGAGCGGGTTAGCGAAACAGAAGCGAACCTCATCTTTTCTGCTGCGCTCGAAAAAGGTTGGCATCTCTATTCTCAGTTTATCGATGGCGATGGACCAGTACCAACGTCATTCATTTTTCAAGATCTAGGAACTGCTAAACTAAACGGAAAGGTTTCTGAAGGAGAAGGCCACAAAGAAATGGATCCCAATTTTGGGATTGAGTTGAAGTATTTCGAGAATAAGGCTCGATTTGTTCAAAAGGTGAATGTATCGCCAGCAGCCACAACAGTTAAGGGAGAATTGGAATTCATGGTCTGCAACGATGAACGTTGCCTGCCGCCAGATTATCTTCCTTTCGAGTTCAAAATTCCTAAGGCAAAAAGTGTTGATTTTCCTATTGAAAAACCAGCAGATCAAGGGCTGGCCGAACCAGAACAAGCGCCCGAGCCAGAGATATTCGATCCGGTCATATGGACTTTCAGTCATAAAGACCTCGGAAACGGTGAATATGAGTTGAGTTTTTCGGCCACCGTTGATAAAGGTTGGCACGTGTACGCATTGAATGAGAAAGGTCAAGAATCGATGACTGCCACTGTCATCAATTTTCAGCCACTGTCGGGAGCTGAATTGACAGGTGACCCATCGCAGCCGGAGCCAATTTCAGAATATGATAGCATCATTGGAGAACAGTTGAATTACTTCTACGATCAAGCGGTTTTCACTCAGAAAGTAAGATTGCTTTCATCGCCTAGCAGCGTGAAAGGTTCCATTGAATTCTCAGCATGCAACGAGAATGGTTGTCTGCCACCAGAATTAGTCGATTTTGAATTTGAATTGAGTGGGGCAGTGGCCGAAGCCAGTTCGGAAGCAGATGGTGGAATTGACAGATCTTGGATCGGTATTTTCATAGCAGGTTTTCTTGGTGGTTTACTAGCGCTTCTGACTCCTTGCGTTTTTCCGATGATTCCGCTTACCGTTTCATTCTTCACCAAGCAGAGCAAGACGCGCGCAAAGGGAATCACCAATGCGCTTACTTATGGCGCTTTCATTGTCTTCATTTATGTCGTTCTCGGATTTTTGGTCACAGTGACTTTTGGTGCCGATGCCTTGAATGCGCTGAGCACGAATGTTTGGTTCAATCTGTTTTTCTTTGTGCTGCTGGTGGTTTTCGCCATTTCGTTCCTTGGAGCATTCGAGATCACGCTGCCAAGTTCATGGGTCAACAAGGCCGATCAAGCCTCAGACAAAGGCGGAATCATAGGTATCTTCTTCATGGCCTTCACGCTTTCACTTGTATCTTTTTCCTGTACCGGACCAATTATCGGAACGCTGTTGGTTGAGGCTGCAGTTAACGGAGGTGTAATGGGGCCTATCATGGGAATGACAGGTTTTAGCATGGCCTTGGCATTGCCTTTTGGCTTGTTTGCAGCCTTTCCTGGATGGTTGAATTCGATGCCGAAATCGGGCGGATGGCTAAATTCTGTGAAAGTGGTACTTGGTCTCTTGGAATTGGCTTTGGCATTCAAATTTTTGAGCAATGCCGACCTCGTAATGCAGGCTGGTTTATTGCAGCGAGAACTTTTCCTCACCATTTGGATCGCTATTTTCGGAACGCTTGCGCTTTATCTCTTCGGGTTCATCAAGTTTCCACACGATAGTCCGGTGAAGAATCTTTCTATTCCACGATACTTGTTCGGATTGGTGGTTTTGGTTTTCACCATTTACCTCATTCCAGGTCTGTGGGGCGCGCCACTTAAGATCATCAGTGGTTTTCCACCTCCGAACTTCTATAGTGAAAGCCCAAATGGATTTGGCGGTGGTGGAGAAATGTCGGTGGCCGAGAATGCTCTTACAGTCAATGGTGAAATTGTAGGTGAGCCAGAGCATTGTCCGCACGGATTGCCGTGTTTCCACGATTACGAGGAAGGTTTGGCTTACGCGAAGGAATCAGGAAAACCGATCATGCTTGATTTTACTGGCTGGGCTTGCGTCAATTGCCGAAAAATGGAGGAGCAGGTTTGGAGCGACCCGCGCGTTTTAAAACGCTTGCGAGAAGATTACGTGCTCATCTCACTTTACGTTGATGAGAAATTAGATCTTCCGAAAGAAGAGCAGATTGAAGTAGAAATAGGAGGGAAGACCAAAAAGCTACGGACGGTTGGAAACAAATGGAGTTATATGCAAGCCACGCGTTTCGGGACCAATTCTCAGCCTTACTATGTGGTACTTGACCACAATGAAAATCAATTGGGCGGACCTGCAGCTTACGATCCGGACATTGATAAATACATCAAGTGGTTGGATGCTGGCATCGAGTCTTTTGGAGCATCGCAGTGA